The proteins below come from a single Sorghum bicolor cultivar BTx623 chromosome 4, Sorghum_bicolor_NCBIv3, whole genome shotgun sequence genomic window:
- the LOC8073947 gene encoding vesicle-associated protein 1-3, translating to MSNTLLRVCPSDLKMPFELKKHNSACLELINKTDQWVAFKVKTTNPRKYAVRPASGVVPPRGSCGITITMQAPKEIPPDYYCKDKFLVQSIAAEVGTTQKDIVPGMFSKAPGKLVEEFKVRVVYVPANPPSPVPEETEEEDGSLDSDVDHEVGRPSTSNSATGQGHTLRSRASDDEDDSTSKLELESRYAEENKKMQKELAGPFKDDSVSKLELESRYAEENKKIQKELDLLRKTKASAGGFSATFVLLVFLLGSLLGYLMFGSKA from the exons ATGAGTAACACGCTGCTCCGGGTCTGTCCTTCCGACTTGAAGATGCCAT TCGAGCTCAAGAAGCACAACTCAGCATGTCTTGAGCTCATCAACAAGACCGATCAGTGGGTGGCTTTCAAG GTCAAGACGACGAACCCAAGGAAGTACGCGGTGCGGCCTGCCTCCGGTGTCGTGCCGCCCAGGGGATCCTGCGGCATCACAA TTACGATGCAAGCGCCCAAGGAGATCCCCCcggactactactgcaaggacaAGTTTCTTGTTCAGAGCATTGCCGCGGAGGTGGGGACGACGCAGAAGGACATTGTCCCTGGCATG TTCAGTAAAGCACCAGGCAAGTTAGTTGAGGAGTTCAAGGTTAGGGTGGTCTATGTCCCTGCCAATCCTCCCTCACCCGTGCCTGAGGAAACAGAGGAAGAGGATGGATCTCTTGATTCAGATGTGGACCATGAAGTGGGGAGACCATCGACGTCCAACTCT GCAACAGGACAAGGGCATACATTAAGATCACGAGCTTCAGATGATGAG GATGACTCTACATCCAAGTTAGAACTGGAAAGTAGATATGCAGAGGAAAACAAGAAGATGCAGAAAGAGCTGGCAGGACCTTTTAAGGATGACTCTGTATCCAAGTTAGAATTGGAAAGTAGATATGCAGAGGAAAACAAGAAGATTCAGAAAGAGCTG GATCTCCTCCGGAAAACAAAGGCATCTGCTGGCGGCTTCTCAGCGACGTTTGTGCTGCTTGTCTTCTTGTTAGGTTCACTTCTGGGATACCTGATGTTCGGAAGCAAAGCTTAG
- the LOC8073948 gene encoding probable lipid phosphate phosphatase beta: protein MATATTTSPPAPSKPTLLGGVRGLDAAVSLRLHALFGPVPRLLLKALEVAGDGRIWLPVPISLLLLSASPANPILAGLVAGLVLDLILVGLVKVVVRRPRPDYNAKDMYVAVAADHWSFPSGHSSRAFLVASFLAAAGFRPREALFLWATATSASRVLLGRHYVLDVVAGACLGVFEAWLSNLLLRFMCAQSTFLLC, encoded by the coding sequence ATGGCAACCGCAACCACCacctcgccgccggcgccgtcaAAGCCCACCCTCCTAGGTGgtgtccggggcctagacgcgGCCGTGTCTCTCCGCCTGCACGCCCTCTTCGGCCCGGTGCCGCGCCTCCTCCTCAAGGCGCTCGAGGTCGCTGGCGACGGCCGCATCTGGCTGCCTGTCCCCATCTCCCTGCTCCTCCTCTCCGCGTCCCCGGCCAACCCGATCCTGGCAGGCCTTGTTGCTGGCCTCGTGCTGGACCTCATCCTCGTCGGCCTCGTCAAGGTCGTCGTCCGCCGCCCGCGCCCGGACTACAACGCCAAGGACATgtacgtcgccgtcgccgccgaccaCTGGTCTTTCCCCAGCGGCCACTCCTCCCGCGCCTTCCTCGTCGCCTccttcctcgccgccgccggcttcCGTCCCCGCGAGGCGCTCTTCCTCTGGGCCACCGCGACGTCGGCGTCCAGGGTGCTCCTTGGCCGGCACTACGTCCTCGACGTCGTCGCTGGGGCTTGCCTCGGCGTGTTCGAGGCCTGGCTCAGCAACTTGCTCTTGAGATTCATGTGCGCTCAAAGCACCTTTCTTTTATGCTAA